A genomic window from Streptomyces sp. HUAS YS2 includes:
- a CDS encoding DegT/DnrJ/EryC1/StrS family aminotransferase: MPSINEQPIPAARPVIGEDEIEAAVRVLRTGRVVQGPEVAAFEEEFSEVVEGRHCVAVNSGTSALHLLLMAMGIGPGDEVIVPSFSFAASANAVRLVGADVVFVDIEASSFNIDPAAVEAAITPRTAAIMPVHIYGNPAAMDKIMAIADKHKLAVVEDACQAHAAALGGTPVGAFGTGGTFSFYPTKNMHSLEGGMISTADAEIARTLRLLRNQGMEQRYANEIVGANMRMTDVNAAIGRVQLGKLAGWTERRIANAAYLSEHINAENVVTPILAPGARHIYHQYTIRVKGDRDAAMAKLTEAGIGNAVYYPTPIHRLKPYWEPDQKAGRNWDLPETEKAAAEVVSLPVHPSLSENDLERIVTAVNALGENL, translated from the coding sequence ATGCCGAGCATCAACGAGCAGCCCATTCCCGCTGCCCGCCCGGTCATCGGTGAAGATGAGATCGAGGCCGCGGTACGCGTTCTGCGCACCGGCCGCGTCGTACAGGGCCCCGAGGTGGCCGCCTTCGAGGAGGAGTTCTCCGAGGTCGTCGAGGGACGCCACTGCGTCGCCGTCAACTCCGGTACCTCTGCGCTGCACCTCCTTCTGATGGCCATGGGCATCGGCCCGGGCGACGAGGTGATCGTCCCGTCCTTCTCGTTCGCCGCCTCGGCGAACGCGGTCCGCCTGGTCGGCGCCGACGTCGTCTTCGTCGACATCGAGGCGAGCAGCTTCAACATCGACCCCGCCGCCGTCGAGGCCGCGATCACCCCGCGGACCGCCGCGATCATGCCGGTGCACATCTACGGCAACCCGGCCGCCATGGACAAGATCATGGCGATCGCCGACAAGCACAAGCTCGCGGTCGTCGAGGACGCCTGCCAGGCGCACGCCGCGGCCCTGGGCGGCACGCCGGTCGGCGCCTTCGGCACCGGCGGCACCTTCAGCTTCTACCCGACGAAGAACATGCACTCGCTCGAGGGCGGCATGATCTCGACGGCCGACGCCGAGATCGCCCGCACCCTGCGCCTGCTGCGCAACCAGGGCATGGAGCAGCGCTACGCGAACGAGATCGTCGGCGCCAACATGCGCATGACCGACGTGAACGCCGCGATCGGCCGCGTCCAGCTCGGCAAGCTCGCCGGCTGGACCGAGCGGCGCATCGCCAACGCCGCGTACCTCTCGGAGCACATCAACGCCGAGAACGTGGTCACGCCGATCCTCGCCCCGGGCGCGCGGCACATCTACCACCAGTACACGATCCGGGTGAAGGGCGACCGCGACGCCGCGATGGCCAAGCTCACCGAGGCGGGCATCGGCAACGCGGTCTACTACCCGACGCCGATCCACCGTCTGAAGCCGTACTGGGAGCCGGACCAGAAGGCCGGCCGCAACTGGGACCTGCCCGAGACGGAGAAGGCGGCCGCCGAGGTCGTCTCCCTGCCGGTCCACCCGTCCCTGTCCGAGAACGACCTGGAGCGCATCGTCACCGCCGTGAACGCGCTGGGAGAGAACCTGTGA
- a CDS encoding Gfo/Idh/MocA family protein translates to MTAAALRAGLIGLGSMGRHHARVLAGLDGVQLVGVVDPMGDKNGWAQGAPVLSTVEELIALGIDYAVVAAPTALHEEVGLKLAEAGVGALIEKPVADTVEGARRLVEAFESRGLVAGVGHIERCNPALRSLRERLEAGELGDVYQVVTRRQGPFPHRIADVGVVKDLATHDIDLTAWVTGQSYTSIAAHTVSKSGRPHEDMVSAVGQLADGTMVNHLVNWLSPLKERFTSVTGERGCFIADTLTADLTFYSNAAQATEWEALQAFRGVSEGDMIRYAIAKREPLLVEHELFRDAVRGEDADICTLRQGLRTVEVAAAVLQSAADRTTVRLDGISGGAA, encoded by the coding sequence GTGACTGCCGCTGCACTGCGAGCCGGCCTGATCGGCCTCGGCTCCATGGGACGCCACCACGCCCGCGTGCTCGCCGGGCTCGACGGCGTCCAGCTCGTCGGTGTCGTCGACCCGATGGGCGACAAGAACGGCTGGGCGCAGGGCGCTCCGGTCCTGTCGACCGTCGAGGAGCTCATCGCGCTCGGCATCGACTACGCCGTCGTCGCCGCCCCGACCGCGCTCCACGAGGAAGTCGGCCTGAAGCTGGCCGAGGCCGGTGTCGGCGCGCTCATCGAGAAGCCCGTCGCGGACACCGTCGAGGGCGCCCGCCGTCTCGTCGAGGCGTTCGAGTCCCGCGGCCTGGTGGCCGGCGTGGGCCACATCGAGCGCTGCAACCCGGCGCTGCGTTCGCTGCGCGAGCGCCTGGAGGCCGGCGAACTGGGCGACGTGTACCAGGTCGTCACCCGCCGCCAGGGCCCGTTCCCGCACCGCATCGCCGACGTCGGCGTGGTCAAGGACCTCGCGACGCACGACATCGACCTCACCGCCTGGGTGACCGGCCAGTCGTACACCTCGATCGCCGCCCACACGGTGTCGAAGTCCGGCCGTCCGCACGAGGACATGGTCTCCGCGGTGGGTCAGCTCGCCGACGGCACGATGGTCAACCACCTCGTCAACTGGCTGAGCCCGCTGAAGGAGCGGTTCACCTCGGTCACCGGCGAGCGCGGCTGCTTCATCGCCGACACCCTCACCGCCGACCTCACCTTCTACTCCAACGCCGCCCAGGCGACCGAGTGGGAGGCGCTGCAGGCGTTCCGCGGTGTGTCCGAGGGCGACATGATCCGTTACGCCATCGCCAAGCGTGAGCCGCTGCTCGTCGAGCACGAGCTGTTCCGCGACGCGGTGCGCGGCGAGGACGCCGACATCTGCACGCTGCGCCAGGGTCTGCGTACGGTGGAGGTCGCCGCGGCGGTTCTCCAGTCGGCCGCCGACCGGACTACTGTCCGTCTCGACGGCATCAGCGGTGGAGCTGCCTGA
- a CDS encoding glycosyltransferase → MESPARRPRLAVIVANGITGDSRVQKTAVAAARDGWDVTLIGRSDTKRVQHSKMGPIDVIRVPVGMEYLRAVNARKAHPVRAAATQFHIQDQAALNRYSAAYRAWVRQKSAEAGWAGTPRRTSLKALLRARRAVHRFRVRAFKWEQRRKPKDPAPVRDWRRDWPQVVDLDLAFGPVIEKIKPDVIHANDATMIVTAARSAARLRAAGHRCAWLYDAHEYIKGVEWPNKRQAYALPAMEAEFIGRADAVVTVSTQMAELLKNDHRLRKLPLVVGNSPVREVIGGGKSSNSVRAACGLGPDVPLMVYSGWIGRERGVDAVIDGMPELPGYHLALVVGRTTPLLEELLAQAEALGVRDRIHLVPYVPQHEVADYLSSADVGLTPFKKVPNCEVSLPTKVSEYLQARLPLVTSDVKVIKAYVEEHRLGEVWTWDDPKTFAAAATRAMKHRDQLAEAITEDVLTDLSWEAQSGKLLQLYRELSKKTPPGPRPEVSWTVQETPGAVREVEITTADGQPVWKKLGNTKVKLGLGPANYAGQGAAYAQAITRLNPDVSVEVVMNKRPESFDYPADVYVDATRLRELDVQFQQVERVVGRYTHLLVDAFMPVFGYLNGSSVRGDLDALKQAKVKVGLLAHGSDIRHPGDHMRRHTWSLFHDAPEGIAEKLQAKAELNKKIADEAGLPLFVTTPDLLDDLPTAKWAPLVVDVKSWASEHPVMERERPVVLHAPSKRWTKGTDRIMPLLTELHDAGVIEFKLAEGIPWAEMRELVQSSDLVLDQFTTGSYGTFAVEAMAAGRPVVGYISDEVKAVTEGALPIVSATPENLREVLQSLLDDREGTARIGRDSVEFAHTYHDGTWTAQVLSGFLK, encoded by the coding sequence ATGGAATCCCCAGCCCGCCGGCCGCGGCTCGCGGTGATCGTCGCCAACGGAATCACCGGCGACTCGCGGGTACAGAAGACCGCCGTCGCGGCCGCCCGCGACGGCTGGGACGTCACCCTGATCGGCAGGAGCGACACCAAGCGCGTCCAGCACTCCAAGATGGGCCCGATCGACGTGATCCGGGTTCCCGTGGGCATGGAGTACCTCCGGGCGGTGAACGCGCGCAAGGCACACCCGGTGCGCGCCGCCGCGACCCAGTTCCACATCCAGGACCAGGCCGCGCTGAATCGCTACAGCGCCGCGTACCGCGCCTGGGTCCGCCAGAAGTCCGCCGAGGCCGGCTGGGCCGGCACCCCGCGGCGTACCTCCCTCAAGGCGCTGCTGCGCGCCCGCCGGGCCGTGCACCGCTTCCGCGTCCGGGCCTTCAAGTGGGAGCAGCGGCGCAAGCCCAAGGACCCGGCGCCGGTGCGCGACTGGCGTCGTGACTGGCCGCAGGTCGTCGACCTGGACCTGGCCTTCGGCCCGGTGATCGAGAAGATCAAGCCGGACGTCATCCACGCCAACGACGCCACCATGATCGTCACGGCCGCGCGCAGCGCCGCGCGGCTCCGGGCCGCCGGGCACCGCTGTGCCTGGCTGTACGACGCGCACGAGTACATCAAGGGCGTCGAGTGGCCCAACAAGCGCCAGGCGTACGCCCTGCCGGCGATGGAGGCCGAGTTCATCGGCCGCGCCGACGCGGTCGTCACGGTCTCGACGCAGATGGCGGAGCTGCTGAAGAACGACCACAGGCTGCGCAAGCTGCCGCTGGTCGTGGGCAATTCGCCGGTCCGCGAGGTCATCGGCGGCGGCAAGTCGAGCAATTCGGTCCGCGCGGCCTGCGGTCTCGGCCCCGACGTGCCGCTGATGGTCTACTCGGGCTGGATCGGCCGCGAGCGCGGTGTCGACGCGGTCATCGACGGCATGCCGGAGCTGCCGGGCTACCACCTGGCGCTGGTCGTCGGCCGGACGACCCCGCTCCTGGAGGAGCTGCTCGCGCAGGCCGAGGCGCTCGGCGTACGCGACCGGATCCACCTGGTGCCGTACGTGCCGCAGCACGAGGTCGCCGACTACCTGTCCTCCGCGGACGTGGGCCTCACCCCGTTCAAGAAGGTCCCCAACTGCGAGGTCTCCCTTCCCACGAAGGTCTCCGAGTACCTCCAGGCCCGGCTGCCGCTGGTCACCAGCGACGTCAAGGTCATCAAGGCGTACGTCGAGGAGCACCGCCTGGGCGAGGTGTGGACCTGGGACGACCCCAAGACCTTCGCCGCCGCCGCGACCCGTGCCATGAAGCACCGCGACCAGCTCGCCGAGGCGATCACCGAGGACGTCCTGACGGACCTGTCCTGGGAGGCGCAGAGCGGCAAGCTGCTCCAGCTGTACCGCGAGCTGTCGAAGAAGACCCCGCCCGGCCCGCGGCCCGAGGTGTCCTGGACCGTCCAGGAGACCCCCGGCGCGGTCCGCGAGGTGGAGATCACCACCGCCGACGGCCAGCCGGTCTGGAAGAAGCTCGGCAACACGAAGGTCAAGCTCGGTCTCGGCCCGGCCAACTACGCCGGCCAGGGCGCCGCGTACGCGCAGGCCATCACGCGTCTCAACCCCGACGTGTCGGTCGAGGTCGTGATGAACAAGCGGCCCGAGTCCTTCGACTACCCGGCCGACGTGTACGTCGACGCGACCCGGCTGCGCGAGCTGGACGTCCAGTTCCAGCAGGTCGAGCGGGTCGTCGGGCGCTACACGCACCTGCTCGTCGACGCGTTCATGCCCGTCTTCGGCTACCTCAACGGCTCCTCCGTGCGGGGCGACCTGGACGCGCTCAAGCAGGCCAAGGTCAAGGTCGGTCTGCTCGCCCACGGCAGCGACATCCGGCACCCCGGCGACCACATGCGCCGGCACACCTGGTCCCTGTTCCACGACGCCCCCGAGGGCATCGCGGAGAAGCTCCAGGCCAAGGCCGAGCTGAACAAGAAGATCGCCGACGAGGCCGGTCTGCCGCTGTTCGTCACCACCCCGGACCTGCTCGACGACCTGCCCACGGCCAAGTGGGCTCCGCTCGTCGTCGACGTGAAGTCCTGGGCGAGCGAGCACCCGGTCATGGAGCGCGAGCGGCCCGTCGTGCTGCACGCCCCCTCCAAGCGCTGGACCAAGGGCACCGACCGGATCATGCCGCTCCTCACCGAGCTGCACGACGCGGGCGTCATCGAGTTCAAGCTCGCCGAGGGCATCCCGTGGGCCGAGATGCGCGAGCTGGTGCAGAGCAGCGACCTGGTGCTCGACCAGTTCACCACCGGCAGCTACGGCACCTTCGCCGTCGAGGCGATGGCGGCCGGCCGGCCGGTCGTCGGCTACATCAGCGACGAGGTCAAGGCCGTCACCGAGGGCGCGCTGCCGATCGTCAGCGCGACCCCCGAGAACCTCCGCGAGGTGCTGCAGTCGCTCCTCGACGACCGGGAGGGCACGGCCCGCATCGGCCGTGACTCGGTCGAATTCGCCCACACCTACCACGACGGAACCTGGACCGCCCAGGTCCTGAGCGGCTTCCTCAAGTGA
- a CDS encoding glycosyltransferase family 4 protein yields the protein MESQSAGAPRPRKGRVVMLVDNKVEGDSRVQKAAESAAAAGWDVTLLGLVRSGNGRTWKLGDAEVKLLPLKTPLAKRHAERHRSLLRRPFAYQPGPMSAYRQQWAKAWRADVATRRAALKVVPDAVGSPLFRKTEQARLVVAGPASKFMQKWIGFRARQSRQALKAGKALRGPVDRAFTATWKAAKGKRAWRRLEPVLWDYELTYGAEIDALKPDLIHANDFRMLGVGARAAVRARAKGRVCKLVWDAHEFLPGVRPWEDNAHWIPGNTAHESEFAPYADAVVTVSEGLGDLLKERHGLREQPTVVLNAPDRPVETDPALEDAEPVPDLRALCGIGPDVPLVVYSGSPGPQRGLGDMVEALPKLDGVHMAFVVPAPAAGYIQGLLKRAAELGVGDRLHAVPYVPHYQVVRFLSAANVGCIPIHHWPNHEIALITKFFEYSHARLPLVVSDVKTMSEVTRSTGQGEVCKAEDIDDLVRAIKAVLADPDKYKAAYDKPGLLDTWTWEAQAEVLDRLYTRLVPGAAEAGA from the coding sequence ATGGAATCGCAGAGTGCCGGCGCGCCTCGTCCCCGCAAGGGCCGCGTCGTCATGCTGGTCGACAACAAGGTCGAGGGTGACTCGCGCGTGCAGAAGGCCGCGGAGTCCGCGGCCGCGGCCGGCTGGGACGTCACACTGCTCGGCCTGGTGCGCTCCGGCAACGGACGCACCTGGAAGCTCGGCGACGCCGAGGTCAAGCTGCTGCCGCTGAAGACCCCGCTGGCCAAGCGGCACGCCGAGCGGCACCGCTCGCTGCTGCGCCGCCCGTTCGCGTACCAGCCCGGCCCGATGTCGGCCTACCGCCAGCAGTGGGCCAAGGCCTGGCGCGCGGACGTCGCGACCCGGCGCGCCGCGCTGAAGGTCGTCCCGGACGCCGTCGGTTCGCCGCTGTTCCGGAAGACCGAGCAGGCCCGCCTGGTCGTGGCCGGCCCGGCGTCGAAGTTCATGCAGAAGTGGATCGGCTTCCGCGCCCGGCAGTCCCGCCAGGCGCTGAAGGCCGGCAAGGCGCTGCGCGGTCCGGTCGACCGCGCGTTCACCGCCACGTGGAAGGCCGCCAAGGGCAAGCGCGCCTGGCGCCGCCTGGAGCCGGTGCTCTGGGACTACGAGCTGACGTACGGTGCCGAGATCGACGCCCTGAAGCCCGATCTCATCCACGCCAACGACTTCCGGATGCTCGGCGTCGGTGCCCGCGCCGCCGTGCGGGCCCGCGCCAAGGGCCGTGTCTGCAAGCTGGTCTGGGACGCGCACGAGTTCCTGCCGGGCGTCCGCCCGTGGGAGGACAACGCCCACTGGATCCCGGGCAACACCGCGCACGAGAGCGAGTTCGCCCCGTACGCCGACGCCGTCGTCACCGTCTCCGAGGGCCTCGGCGACCTGCTGAAGGAGCGCCACGGCCTGCGCGAGCAGCCGACCGTCGTCCTCAACGCGCCCGACCGCCCGGTGGAGACCGACCCGGCCCTGGAGGACGCCGAGCCCGTCCCGGACCTGCGTGCCCTGTGCGGCATCGGCCCGGACGTCCCGCTCGTCGTCTACAGCGGCTCGCCCGGTCCGCAGCGCGGCCTCGGCGACATGGTGGAGGCGCTGCCGAAGCTGGACGGCGTCCACATGGCGTTCGTCGTCCCCGCCCCGGCCGCCGGCTACATCCAGGGGCTGCTGAAGCGCGCCGCCGAGCTGGGCGTCGGGGACCGGCTGCACGCCGTCCCGTACGTGCCGCACTACCAGGTGGTCCGCTTCCTGTCCGCGGCGAACGTCGGCTGCATCCCGATCCACCACTGGCCGAACCACGAGATCGCGCTGATCACGAAGTTCTTCGAGTACTCGCACGCCCGGCTGCCGCTGGTCGTCAGCGACGTGAAGACCATGTCCGAGGTCACCCGCTCCACCGGCCAGGGCGAGGTCTGCAAGGCCGAGGACATCGACGACCTGGTGCGCGCGATCAAGGCCGTGCTCGCCGATCCGGACAAGTACAAGGCCGCCTACGACAAGCCGGGGCTGCTCGACACCTGGACGTGGGAGGCACAGGCCGAGGTCCTCGACCGCCTGTACACCCGCCTGGTCCCGGGCGCCGCGGAGGCCGGAGCGTGA
- a CDS encoding glycosyltransferase family 2 protein → MPYLTECLNSLVGQSIGLDRLEIVAVDDGSTDDSGKELDRFAAKYPKTVKVVHQENSGGPAAPSNRALDQATGRYVYFIGSDDYLGKDALKRLVKCADENESDVVVGKMVGTNGRYVHQALYKKNDPDVSLYDSALPFTLANTKLFRRELVEKLGLRFPEDMPVGSDQPFTIEACVKARKISVVADYTCYYAVKRGDASNITYRANHLARLHCVERIMAYTAELIEPGPKRDWVFKRHFTWELAKLIQDDFPSLDRATQVELCAGIAKLADEYFTEPLRDSMDVQRRVRIALAQAGAVDRLVEAITADTQGDGSPFLLEDERAYVRYPGFRDPELGLPDRLFEVIGEAVPKLLSAGTGLVSAEWDQTGQDLAVSLSVRVPVTGQAGSAVLRLADRAMPKSADKAGGRRLPVGTELPAPGGEQRSEPAEDGRSTVLHGRFPLKVSRATLGVRAYLDVAGSTYEIPVRTDGRPLPLARRWRETVPYRVSATANSKGRLVITTAPLWEPALGVGKRLRQTMSRVKRKLTR, encoded by the coding sequence ATGCCGTACCTGACCGAGTGCCTGAACTCGCTCGTCGGGCAGAGCATCGGCCTGGACCGGCTGGAGATCGTCGCGGTCGACGACGGCTCGACCGACGACAGCGGCAAGGAACTGGACCGGTTCGCCGCGAAGTACCCGAAGACCGTCAAGGTGGTCCACCAGGAGAACTCCGGCGGGCCGGCCGCGCCCAGCAACCGGGCCCTGGACCAGGCCACCGGCCGCTACGTGTACTTCATAGGTTCCGACGACTACCTCGGCAAGGACGCCCTGAAGCGTCTCGTGAAGTGCGCCGACGAGAACGAGTCGGACGTCGTCGTCGGCAAGATGGTCGGCACCAACGGCCGGTACGTGCACCAGGCGCTGTACAAGAAGAACGACCCGGACGTGAGCCTCTACGACTCCGCCCTGCCGTTCACCCTGGCCAACACCAAGCTGTTCCGCCGCGAGCTGGTCGAGAAGCTCGGACTGCGCTTCCCCGAGGACATGCCGGTCGGCAGCGACCAGCCGTTCACCATCGAGGCGTGCGTCAAGGCCCGCAAGATCTCCGTGGTCGCCGACTACACCTGCTACTACGCGGTCAAGCGGGGCGACGCGAGCAACATCACCTACCGCGCGAACCACCTGGCCCGGCTGCACTGCGTCGAGCGGATCATGGCGTACACCGCCGAGCTGATCGAGCCCGGACCGAAGCGCGACTGGGTCTTCAAGCGGCACTTCACCTGGGAGCTCGCCAAACTCATCCAGGACGACTTCCCGTCGCTGGACCGCGCCACCCAGGTCGAGCTCTGCGCCGGCATCGCCAAGCTCGCCGACGAGTACTTCACCGAGCCGCTGCGCGACTCCATGGACGTGCAGCGCCGGGTGCGGATCGCCCTGGCGCAGGCCGGGGCCGTGGACCGGCTGGTCGAGGCGATCACCGCCGACACCCAGGGCGACGGCTCGCCGTTCCTGCTGGAGGACGAGCGGGCGTACGTCCGCTACCCCGGCTTCCGCGACCCGGAACTCGGTCTGCCGGACCGCCTCTTCGAGGTGATCGGCGAGGCCGTGCCCAAGCTGTTGTCCGCCGGCACCGGACTTGTGTCCGCCGAGTGGGACCAGACCGGTCAGGACCTGGCCGTCTCCCTCTCGGTGCGCGTCCCGGTGACCGGACAGGCCGGCTCGGCGGTGCTGCGGCTCGCCGACCGGGCGATGCCCAAGAGCGCCGACAAGGCCGGCGGCCGCAGGCTGCCCGTCGGCACCGAACTGCCCGCCCCGGGCGGCGAGCAGCGCAGCGAGCCGGCCGAGGACGGCCGGAGCACCGTGCTGCACGGCCGGTTCCCGCTGAAGGTGTCCCGTGCCACCCTCGGTGTCCGCGCCTATCTCGATGTGGCAGGCTCGACGTACGAGATCCCGGTGCGGACCGACGGCCGCCCGCTGCCGCTCGCGCGGCGCTGGCGAGAGACCGTCCCGTACCGTGTCTCGGCCACCGCGAACTCCAAGGGGCGGCTCGTGATCACCACGGCCCCGCTCTGGGAGCCGGCGCTCGGCGTGGGCAAGCGACTGCGCCAGACGATGTCCCGTGTGAAGAGGAAACTGACCCGATGA
- a CDS encoding nucleotide sugar dehydrogenase — MNICVVALGKIGLPLAVQFAAKGHKVIGADVNEKVVELVNAGTEPFPGEFDLDRLLKETVGAGLLSATTDTTAAVAQSDAVVVVVPLFVDAEGVPDFGWMDAATEAIAKGLKPGTLVSYETTLPVGTTRTRWAPMLEKGSGLTAGEDFHLVFSPERVLTGRVFADLRRYPKLVGGIDEASTKAGVEFYEQILDFDEREDLPQPNGVWDLGTAEASELAKLAETTYRDVNIGLANQFARFADKNGIDVKKVIEACNSQPYSHIHQPGIAVGGHCIPIYPRMYLWNDPEATVVRSAREANAAMPEYAVDLLAAAYGDLAGVNVLVLGAAYRGGVKETAFSGVYGTVEALKARGAVPFVSDPMYTAEELEAHKLPAHRGETVTAAILQADHAEYRSLAASDLPDVTVLVDGRRTTDPANWAGVRRVVIGG, encoded by the coding sequence ATGAATATCTGTGTAGTCGCGCTCGGCAAGATCGGCCTGCCGCTCGCCGTGCAGTTCGCCGCCAAGGGCCACAAGGTCATCGGCGCGGACGTGAACGAGAAGGTCGTCGAGCTGGTCAACGCCGGCACCGAGCCCTTCCCGGGCGAGTTCGACCTCGACCGTCTCCTCAAGGAGACCGTGGGCGCCGGTCTGCTGTCCGCGACCACCGACACCACCGCCGCCGTCGCGCAGTCCGACGCCGTCGTGGTCGTCGTCCCGCTGTTCGTGGACGCCGAGGGCGTGCCGGACTTCGGCTGGATGGACGCCGCCACCGAGGCCATCGCCAAGGGCCTCAAGCCGGGCACCCTCGTCTCGTACGAGACCACCCTGCCGGTCGGCACCACCCGCACCCGCTGGGCGCCGATGCTGGAGAAGGGCTCCGGCCTGACCGCAGGCGAGGACTTCCACCTGGTCTTCTCCCCGGAGCGGGTGCTCACCGGCCGCGTCTTCGCGGACCTGCGCCGCTACCCGAAGCTCGTCGGCGGCATCGACGAGGCCTCCACCAAGGCCGGTGTCGAGTTCTACGAGCAGATCCTCGACTTCGACGAGCGTGAGGACCTGCCGCAGCCGAACGGCGTGTGGGACCTGGGCACCGCCGAGGCGTCCGAGCTGGCGAAGCTCGCCGAGACCACCTACCGCGACGTCAACATCGGCCTGGCGAACCAGTTCGCCCGGTTCGCCGACAAGAACGGCATCGACGTCAAGAAGGTCATCGAGGCCTGCAACTCGCAGCCGTACAGCCACATCCACCAGCCGGGCATCGCCGTCGGCGGCCACTGCATCCCGATCTACCCGCGGATGTACCTGTGGAACGACCCGGAGGCGACCGTCGTGCGCTCGGCCCGTGAGGCCAACGCCGCGATGCCGGAGTACGCGGTGGACCTGCTGGCGGCCGCGTACGGCGACCTGGCCGGCGTGAACGTGCTCGTGCTCGGCGCCGCGTACCGCGGTGGCGTGAAGGAGACCGCGTTCTCCGGCGTGTACGGCACCGTCGAGGCGCTCAAGGCCCGCGGCGCGGTCCCGTTCGTCTCGGACCCGATGTACACCGCCGAGGAGCTGGAGGCGCACAAGCTGCCGGCCCACCGCGGTGAGACGGTCACGGCCGCGATCCTGCAGGCCGACCACGCCGAGTACCGCTCGCTGGCCGCCTCCGACCTGCCGGACGTCACCGTCCTGGTCGACGGCCGCCGCACCACGGACCCGGCGAACTGGGCCGGCGTGCGTCGCGTCGTCATCGGCGGCTGA
- a CDS encoding N,N-dimethylformamidase beta subunit family domain-containing protein — translation MGNRSRRTVLGLLGLGTAGATAYALRDLGSPATADARGSGTPSRDAKPSVTEPAVPEPSASVLAENRLPGSRKWIQYRDNVMSSNDKRGNIMGYASTTSAGHGETVDFHVSVRGSQNYRIAIFRIGDYGGAGARLMTTSAPLKGVRHPVPEADPKTGAIECRWPVSWTLRIPAGWMSGLYQAVFTADDGYRSSTPFVVREPQRASDLLVVIPFATYQAYNMWPKDQRIGKNLYRGYLPDGKLGGTENRAYKVSFDRPYSGSGVPSWFNMDTGFVRWTEAAGYDVTYASSLDLHDGTIDPAKYRAVFFPGHDEYWSMPMFDAATKASKAGRNLAFLGANNVYFHVRMEPSGAGTPNRLMACYKSAHDPTPDAAGRTSRFREITLDGRHAEQQLLGIQFNGIVPVEKPAPLVIKNAQHWLWAGAGVRDGQKLDGLVGIEADAFDPRALAPAGAKRTLLAESPYHDSRPEVTHRTIQHTALTELPSGAAVFAAGTFHWPIALVDDDSWGKEKIKDPAARAAIRTATANLVDRMLT, via the coding sequence ATGGGGAATCGATCGCGCCGCACGGTGCTGGGGCTGCTCGGGCTCGGGACGGCCGGGGCCACCGCCTACGCACTGCGCGACCTGGGCTCGCCGGCGACGGCCGACGCCCGCGGCAGCGGGACGCCGTCGCGCGATGCCAAACCGTCGGTGACCGAGCCCGCCGTACCCGAGCCGTCGGCCTCCGTGCTGGCCGAGAACCGCCTGCCGGGCTCCCGGAAGTGGATCCAGTACCGCGACAACGTCATGTCGTCCAACGACAAGCGCGGCAACATCATGGGGTACGCGTCGACCACGTCGGCGGGTCACGGCGAGACGGTCGACTTCCACGTCTCCGTGCGCGGCAGCCAGAACTACCGAATAGCGATCTTCCGGATCGGTGACTACGGCGGCGCCGGCGCCCGGCTGATGACGACCAGCGCGCCGCTGAAGGGCGTCCGTCACCCGGTGCCCGAGGCCGACCCGAAGACCGGCGCCATAGAGTGCCGGTGGCCGGTCTCCTGGACCCTGCGCATACCCGCCGGCTGGATGTCCGGCCTGTACCAGGCCGTGTTCACCGCCGACGACGGCTACCGCAGCAGCACGCCGTTCGTCGTGCGCGAGCCGCAGCGCGCCTCCGACCTGCTGGTCGTGATCCCCTTCGCCACCTACCAGGCGTACAACATGTGGCCGAAGGACCAGCGCATCGGCAAGAACCTGTACCGGGGTTACCTGCCCGACGGGAAGCTCGGCGGCACCGAGAACCGCGCCTACAAAGTGTCGTTCGACCGCCCGTACTCCGGCAGCGGCGTGCCGAGCTGGTTCAACATGGACACCGGCTTCGTGCGCTGGACCGAGGCCGCCGGCTACGACGTGACGTACGCGAGCAGTCTCGACCTGCACGACGGGACGATCGACCCCGCCAAGTACCGCGCGGTCTTCTTCCCCGGCCACGACGAGTACTGGTCGATGCCGATGTTCGACGCCGCGACGAAGGCCTCGAAGGCGGGCCGCAACCTGGCCTTCCTCGGCGCCAACAATGTCTACTTCCACGTCCGGATGGAGCCCTCGGGCGCCGGCACCCCGAACCGGCTGATGGCCTGCTACAAGTCGGCGCACGACCCCACGCCGGACGCCGCGGGCCGCACCTCGCGCTTCCGCGAGATCACGCTCGACGGCCGCCACGCCGAACAGCAGCTGCTCGGCATCCAGTTCAACGGCATCGTGCCCGTGGAGAAGCCGGCGCCCCTGGTGATCAAGAACGCCCAGCACTGGCTGTGGGCGGGCGCCGGGGTGCGCGACGGCCAGAAGCTCGACGGCCTGGTCGGCATCGAGGCGGACGCCTTCGACCCGAGGGCCCTCGCACCGGCGGGCGCCAAGCGGACCCTGCTCGCCGAGTCGCCGTACCACGACTCGCGCCCCGAGGTCACGCACCGGACGATCCAGCACACCGCGCTCACCGAGCTGCCCAGCGGCGCGGCGGTGTTCGCGGCCGGAACGTTTCACTGGCCCATCGCCCTGGTCGACGACGACTCCTGGGGCAAGGAGAAGATCAAGGACCCGGCGGCCCGTGCCGCGATCCGCACGGCCACCGCCAACCTCGTCGACAGGATGCTCACGTAG